A segment of the Myxococcales bacterium genome:
ACCGCTCAGGACAAATCGATTCGGGACAATTCCTCGCTCAAGTGGCGGGCGAACTCGTCCCACGTTTGCCGCTCCGCATTCGCCTTGGCGGCGCGGCCCATTTCCGCCCGGCGCGCCGGATCGCCCAACAGGGTGATGACCTTCGCCGCGATGTCCCGCGGATCCTCCGGATCGCACAGCAGGCCGGTCACCCCGTCCTGAACGGCGTCGGCCACCCCGCCGCTGCGTCCGCCGACCGCCGGCACGCCGAAGCGGGCCGCCTCCAGGTAGACGATGCCAAAGGCCTCGACGTCCGGGCCGATTCGCCGGCTGGGCATGGCGAAGAGGTCCGCCCGGGCCAGCAGCGCGCTTACCTCGGCGTCGCTTCGCCGGCCCAGCAAGCGGACGCAATCCGCCAATCGCCAATCGGCGATCGCTTGCGTCAGCCGTTCCCGTTCCGGGCCGTCGCCGACGATCAGCCAGAGCACGTGCGGAATTTTTTCGCGGATGAGCGGCATCGCATGCGCCAGCAGGTCGTGACCCTTGCGACGCTCCAGCCGGCCCACCGTCAAAACGACGGCCCGACCGGCCAGCGGCAGCTCGTCGACAGCCGTCGCGGGCGCCGCCGAGAAATCCAGGTTTCCCGAGTCGGAACCCAGGCGATTGACGATGATTTTTTCTGGCGGCACGAAGCGGGCGACTTCATCCCGCATGAACCGGCTGTGCACGACGACCCTCACCGCTAGGCGCCAGACGAGGCGCAACGCTGCCCGTTGCAACCCGCCGCTCTCCAGCGCCCGCAGCGTTTCGGTGCCGTGGCACCACACCACGAAGGGGCAACCCGTCAGCAACCGCGCCACGACCATCGGTAGCCCGTTGGGAAAGGCATAGCCGCAAAGCACCAGGTCGGTTTTCTGACGGCGAATGGCGTCGCCCAGGTGAATTCCGCCGACGAAAAAGCGCAGCAAATACGAAATCGCGCCGAGAATCCGGCTCATAACAGGATTGGCGTGGCGCCACTCGAACCGCCGCATTCGGATGGTGGTATAGGGGCGTCCTTGATCGTATTCGCGAAAACCCGGACAGCGGCGGGCGATGACCAGCGCGTCTTTCCCGTAGTGGTCGGCAACCTTGCCCAGCAGGCGCTGCACGCCGCCGAACTCGGGAGGAAAGTCGCGCGTGAAGACGATGACCTTCACTCGATGCCCTCTTGCTTTTCCTTGCGGATCGTTTCGAGGATGCCCAGCATCGTGCCGATCCGCTTCTCCCAACTGTTTTCGCGGGCGATCGCCAGGCGTCGGTCACGGTGCGGATCGCTTTGCAACCGGGATTCGACGGCGTCGACGAACTCCTCCGCCTCGCCGACCAGGTCGATCAGCGGCGCGAAATTTTGCAGTTCCGCCATCCGCGTGGCCACGACGGGCTTGCCGGTCGCCAGGTACTCGAAAAATTTCAGCGGCAGGACGCCGTGCGTGTAGCGGTCGATCTTGTACGGAATCATGCAGGCGTCGAAACCGGCCATCAGCGACGGCAGTTCCTCGATCTCCTTGCGCCCGAGGAAGCGGGCGTTGGGATAGGCCAGAAACCGCTGGACCTCCAGGCCGCGGTCCGGGCCGACGAGCACGAAGCTCCAGTCCGGCCGCAGCTTGAAAAGCGCCTCGAGGAGCGCGGTGTCGATCTTGTAATTCAGGGCACCGACGAAGCCGATCACCGGCCGCGGCAGATCGCGCAACAAGGGCGAAGGCACGGCGGTCGCGGCGCGGTTGAAGAGCGCGAAATCGGCGACGTTCGGCACGAAATAGGTGTGCGGGTTGTGCCGCTTCTTTTCGTCGAAGAGGCTGCGCGCCGTGGTAAATACGGCGTCCACGGACTGCAGCAGCTTGTGCTCCATGCGCTTGGTCGCCGTCACCCAGGCGCCCGGGAAGGCGCTGTATTCGTCGACGCAGTCGTAGCAGGAAAGCACGTGCGGCAGGAACTCCAGAAACGGCTGGCTGGTCGGCGGATAGCACCAGAGGATCGCCTGGGAAAAACCGCGATCCCACATCGTCTGCCGGATATCGCCCGCCAGCAGTCGGGCGTTGGTTTTATTGATCGACCACAATTTATTGCCGAACGGCAGGGCGGACGCCGGGCGATAGACCGTCACGCCGGAGGGGTCGCGCCAATGGGACGCCCGCGCTAGCGACCGCTTGCCGCTGCCCATGGCCACCAGCGGCTCGACGTACAGCACCGCGAAATCCTCGGCCAGTCGGACGGCAATCTGCTGTTTGTTCGTCCACAGCGGCGCGTCCCAATCGGCGGTGGAAAGCATGACCACCTGACGAGGCAGATCGAACTGGGAAAATGCGCTCACGGTTGCGACTCGCCGGCGCAACGGAAACCGACGGTGGGGTCGTAAAACGACTCGGGGATCGGATCGCGGTAGGTCACCCGCGCATACATCGCCGTCGCGGCGAAACTGCCGCCGCGCGTCACCCGCCGGTCGCCTGCCGAAGGACCCGACGGATCGACGTCGTTGTCGGGCCACAGCTCGGGATCATAATAATCCGCGGCGTAATAATCGGCGGTCCACTCGGCGACATTGCCGGTCATTTCCGTCGCGCCGTACGGCGAAGCCGCATTCCCGTAATAGCCGACGGCGACCGGCCGGCCGTAACAGGTCTCATACCATTCGGTGGAATCCGAGGACTTCAGCCGAGGAACGGAAATGTCGGCCAGCCCGCAGACCGGCTCCTGCCAGCCCCAGGAGTAGATCCGCTCGTCCGCCGCGCCGCGCGCCGCCTTTTCCCATTCGGCCTCGGTCGGCAGGCGCCGGCCGCGCCACTGGCAGTAATCGGCGGCCATCCGCCACGTCACATTGACGACCGGGTAATCGTCGTACGCGTGGCTGGTGTAATACTCGTCGATTCCGGCGGCCCGATTGGTCTGCGGATCCGTGCAGACCTTCGCCCAGACGCAAGCCCGATACTGGGCGTTGGTCACCTCGCTCCGCTCGATCCAATAGGCGGAAAGCTCGACGGTGCGCTCCGGGTGCTCGTCGGAGAAAGGTTCGTCGATTTCGCCGCTGAGGAAATCGGGGTCGGGATCGTAATCCGAGCCCATCGTGAACGCGCCGGCCTCGACGTAAATCATTTCCGTCGGCGGCGCGGCGCGATAGAGATCGCTCTTGAATTCCGAGTCGCTCGGTTCGTCGCAGGCCGTCGCCCCCCAAAGACAGAGGCAAAGGCATAACGCAAAATAAAGCAGGCGCGTGGTTTGCATTCGTTGTTTCCTGGTTTCCCGTCGTCAATCAGTGGAAAAGCGCGACCATCTTAGCGAAAAAGCGGCCGGCGTTGAAGAGCGAAGAAGGCGGGCCGAGCCGGCGCTCAAACCGCTTTCCGGGAAGGCGTTCTTTCCATCAACAGCGGCAACCAGACGGATTTCCCCGGCAGCGGCAGCGTGTCGATCAAATCGGTGTGTTCCTTGCGGAACGGCCGCAGCACCAGTAAAAACGCCACGAACGAAACGAAGCCGACGAGCAGCAGCGCCGGCACCCGCCAATACAACACGCCGGCGAATGACCGGCCGGCGAAAAAGATCACCCCGCCCATGCCCAGGCTCGCAATCAGGATTTTCAGCAGGAACCGCTTGGGATAACTCGGCTGGATCATCCGATGGGTGATCCGCCACTCATAAATCGTGCTGGCGGCCAGCGACAAACTGGTAGCGACGGCCGGGCCGACGGCATGCAGCCACGGGATCAACAGCAAATCAAGCACCAGATTCAACAGCCCGAAAACCAATCGCAGGCGGACGATGGTTTTTTCGCGGTCGAGACCGAGCAGGAAGTTCGCGGTGATGCCGCTCATCTTGGCGAACGAAAGTCCGTATAGGAGCACCAGCATCGGCGCGATCGCGCCGGCCGCCGTGCCGGCCGGATACAGCAGACGCAAAATGTCCGGGCCGACCAGCGTGCCGCCGACGCAGATCGGCAGGATGAACAGATACAGGTACTCCACCGAAACGGTGAAGATCCGCCGCAGTTTTTCGCGGTCGCCCTGCGCGGCCACCTCGCTGATCATCGCCAGCGAAAAACCCTCGGAAAAGGCCAGGGAGTAGAAAGAAACGGAATAGAAGACGAAATTGTAGGCGATGACGTACCACGTGATGGGCGACAGATCGTCCAGCAACACGCCCAACAGCATGACGTCCATGCCTTTTTGAAAAACGAACTGCAGAAAATTGTAAACGTAGGTGTAACCGGAGAAGGTCAGCAGGCGCCAGAGCGAGGTCGGGGGCGGTGCGGTCGCGGCCTGATTGCCCATCGCCGGGGCTTCGCTGCGTCGCCAGCGCCAAGCCCAAAACGCCGCGGTCGCCGCGTGCATGGCGATCAGGCACCACAGGACGCCACCGATACCGCCGCCGAGCCAGACGGTCAGCGAGGCCAGCGCCAGGTACGCCGCGGTCAGGGCCGCCTGGATCAGGTTGATGTACCGTTGCTCGTAGTGGGCGACGAGAACGCGGGCCAGTAGGTTGTCCAGCCCCATCGCCAGCAGCAACACCCCGACCAGCTTGATCAGATCGGCGCGCGCCGCGTCGTGCAGTAAGCGTTCGGCCAGAAACGGCGCCAGTTGCCAGAGCGCCAGAACGGCGATGCCCGAGGCCGCCAGGCGCAAGGCGATCATCTTCCCGATCAGTTTTCGTTCGCCGCTCGCGCCGTGAGTCATCACCGTCGCCGGCAAAAAGCGCAGGATGGCGTTTTCCAGCCCCAGGGCCGCGAGCAGGACCACGATGCCGTTGAGGTTGACGGCCTGCGAAAACGCGCCGTAACCCTGATCGCCGAGCAGGCGCACGAGCACGACCGATTCGAGAAAGCGCAAAATCATCAAGGTGAACTTGCCGATCAAGTTCCAGAACATGGCATCGGCCGCTCGCGCCCCCAGTCGACCCACGCGATCCCTTTCCGTCATTGTTGCGGGAAAACGGTCACAAAGCTTCGCAACCCGCCGGCATGTTATCCAGTTCGAAGGCGTCGTGCAAAGCCCGCACCGCTTCGTTCAGATGGTTTTCGTCGATCACCACGCTGAGCTTGATCTCGCTGGTGGCCACCATTTGGATGGGAATGCCGCGCGCGGCGAGCGTGGCGAAAACCTTGGCCGGAACGTCGGCATGGGTACGCAGGCCGATGCCCACCACCGACACCTTGGCCACCGGCCCTTCCATTTCGACGCCCACCGCGCCCAATTCGTCGGCCGCGTGCTCCACCAGTTCCTTCGCCTGCATCGCCTCGGGCTTGGGCACCGTGAAGGTGAGATCGAAATAGCCGTCCACGCCGGCGTTTTGCAGAATCACGTCCAGGTGCAGCCCCGCCTCGCCCAGCGGCACGATCAGATCGCGGGTCGCCGAGGGCGTTTCGGGAACGCCCAGCACCCGGATGCGCATTTCGTTCTTCGCGTAGGTCACGCCGGTAATCGGGGTGGATTCCATGCACTGCTCCTCCGCCACCACCCACGTGCCCTCTTCGTCGCCGAAGGAGCTGCGCACGTGCAGCGGCACCTTGAATTTTTTGGCGAACGCGACGCTCCGGATGTGCAGCACCTTGGCGCCGGACCCCGCCAGCTCGAGCATTTCGTCGTGGCTGATCCGGGCCAGTTTGCGCGCCTTGGCGTAGAGATTGGGGTCGGTCGTGAACACGCCGGGAACGTCGGTGTAGATTTCGCAGACGTCGGCCTGCAAAGCCGCCGCGATGGCGACCGCCGTGGTGTCCGACCCGCCGCGTCCCAACGTGGTGACATTGCCGTCCGGGTCTTCGCCCTGAAAACCGGCGACGACCGCGATTTTGCGTTCGCCGAGCCGGTCCAGGATCGCCGTCGGATCGATCGAGGCGATGCGCGCGCGGCTGAAATTGGCGTCGGTGCGGATTTTCACCTGGTGGGCGAGAAACGAGCGCGCCTGATGGCCCAGCGATTCGATCGCCATCGCCAGCAGGGCGATGCTCACCTGCTCGCCGGTCGCGACCAACTGGTCGAGTTCGCGCTCGTTGGGGCGATCGGAGATCCGGCGGGCCAGATCGAGCAGGCGATCGGTTTCACCGGCCATGGCCGACACGACCACCACGACCTCGTTGCCTTGCTCGTGGGTTCGCACGACCCGCGCGGCGACCGCGCGAATCCGCTCGATCGTGCCGACGCTGGTGCCGCCGAATTTTTGCACAATGAGCGCCACCTAGACCGGCCCTCCCAAATCCTTCACCACCGTCCGCCAGCGGTCGACGATCGAACGAAAAGCCAACTCTCGGACCTCGCCGGCAAACGAAAAGTGAATCCACAGCGTCTCGTCCGGCATCATTTTCGGCGCTCGCTCGGCCCATTCCACCGCCGCGACGCCCTCGCCCCAGAGATATTCCTCCGCCCCGATGCGCGCCAGGTCATCCTCGTTGGCGAGCCGGTACAGATCGAAATGAAAAAGCGGCAACCGTCCCTGGCGAAACGTCGCCAGCAAAGTGAATGTGGGGCTGGTTACCGGAACGTCTTCCGGAACTCCCAAACCGCGCGCCAAACCCTGGACGAACCGCGTTTTTCCAGCGCCCAGGTCGCCGACCAGCGCCAGCACATCGCCCGGCCGCAGCAAACCCGCCAGTCGCGCCGCCAGCGCGCGGGTTTCGTTTTCGCTATGGGTTTCCAGCCTGCCCAGGTCCGTCAATCCGCCGACTCCGTTTCCAGTTCGTCGAGTTGATCTTCCATGGATTTGATCGTCGCGGGCAGTTCCCGTAGCACGGCGCCGGCCGTGAGCGCACGCTCACCGACGTTGTCAGCGGCTCGGTCGCCGGCCAGGCCATGCAGATACACCCCACAAATCGCGGCGGTCAGCGGGTCCATTTCCTGCGCGATCAACCCGGCGATCAGACCGGTCAATACGTCCCCCATGCCGCCGCTGGCCATGCCTGGGTTGCCCGTGGGATTGATCCAGGCCTGTCCGTCCGGCGCGGCGACGACTGTGCGGGCGCCTTTGAGCACGACGATCGCCTTGATTTTCTTCGCCAGCGCGATGGCCGATCCCAAACGATCGGCCTGAACCTGTTCCGTCGGCACACCCAGCAGGTGCGACATTTCACCCGGATGGGGCGTCAGCACCAGCGGTCCGTGTTCGGCTTCCAACAGTTTGAGATTCGGCGCCAGGTTGTTGAGTCCGTCCGCGTCGATGACCAGGGGGATTTTCAGCGCGGTAGCCAAGCCGGCAACCAGGGTTTCCAGACTATCGGAGCGGCCCAATCCCGGGCCGAGCGCCACGACGCTTTTCTTTTCGGCCAGCGCCAAAACCGCGTCGAGCGCCTCCGCGGAAAATCGCCCGTGGCCGTCGTCGGCCAGCCCGGCCTTCAGCGCCTCCAACAAGGCCGTTTCGACCGGTAAAAGGATCGAACCGGGGACCGCCGCCGTGACCAATCCCGCCCCCGCCGTCGACGCGGCTTCGGCGGCCATCACGACCGCGCCGCTCATCCCGCGCGAACCGCCGACGATCAGTGCATGGCCGAAATCGCCCTTGTGCGACTCGGGATCGCGCGGCCCGAAATGCTGCGCGACGTCGATCTCGGTGATGAGATGAACGGGCAGTTCGACGATCTGTTGCAGAAAATACGGCAGGGAGATGTCGACGATTTCCACCTCGCCGCAATATTCGACGCCCGGATTCACGAACAGGCCGATCTTCGGCACCGCCAGCGTGCAAGTCAGATCGGCAATGACCGCCGGGCCGGTCGGGTATCCGGTGTCGGCGTTGAGGCCGCTGGGAACGTCCACGGCAACGACCGGCGCCTCGAGTTCGTTGACCAGGTCGATCAGGTCCGCGCCCGGCCCCTCGATCGCCCGCGTCAATCCGGTGCCGAACAACGCGTCGACGACGACGCCGGCTTCGCTCAACGCCTCGGCCGCCCGGGCCAATTCCTTTTCCTTGCGCAATTCGCCGATCGGCACGCCGATCCGCTCGGCGACGCGGCAGTTGGCTCGCGCGTCGCCCGTCAGCTTGTTTTTCAGTCCCAACAGGAAGCATTCGACCTCGTAACCGCGATTGAAAAGTTGCCGGGCGATGACGAAACCGTCACCGCCGTTATTGCCCGGACCGCACAGCACCAGGATCCCGAGTTCGCACTCTTCCGGATAGTGTTCGCCGATCAGGTCGGCCACGCCGCGGCCGGCGTTTTCCATCAGCACGATCCCCGGAATACCGTAATGTTCGATCGCCAGTCGATCCATGGCGCGCATCTGCGCGGCAGTGGCCAGTTTCATCGGTCCTCTCCTTCCAACACGACCATGGCGATGGCCTGACGATCGTCATGGCTGAGACTCAGGTGGATTTCCGTCACGCCCCGCGCGGCCAGCAGCGCGGCCGCCCCGCCCGTGGTCCGCAGGCGCGGTCGGCCGTCATCGTCGTTTTCGACCCAGATCTCGGTGAGTGCGACGGAAAAGAGCGGCAGTTGCATGGCTTTAAGCCAGGCTTCCTTGGCGGCGAAGCGGGCCGCCAGTCGATCCGGGCGGTCGGCCGCCTGCCGGATTTCAACCGGATGAAAGACGCGGGAACGAAAGCGCGGCGTCCGTTCGAGGATCCACCCCAGACGCTCGACGGACACCAGATCGACGCCGACGCCCCGGATCACGGCTCATTCGAACGGACGGACGCCGTTCATGGCGTCGATCATTTCGCGGACGGCCTGATCGAGGCCCACGAACAGCGCGCGGGCGATGATCGCGTGGCCGATATTCAATTCGCGGATTTCGGGAATCGCGGCGATCGGGCCGACGTTTTTGTAATCGAGCCCATGCCCGGCCGCCACGCCCAGGCGCAACTTGCCGGCCATCCGCGCCGCGTCGACCACCGCCTGGAATTCCCGTTCGCGGTCCGCCGATTTCTTCGCCTCGCAGTAGCGGCCCGTGTTGATTTCGACCACCTTGGCGCCGACCTCGCGCGCCGCCTTGACCTGATCGAGATCGGGATCGATGAACACGCTCAGTTCGATCTCGTGTTCCTCGAACAGGTTGGCCGCGCCGCGGATGCCGTCCTTATTGTGCAGGATATTCAACCCGCCCTCGGTCGTCACTTCCTCGGGCCGCTCGGGAACGAGCGTCACCATATCCGGCCGCACCTCGCAGGCGATGCGCAACATTTCCTGGCTGACGGCCATCTCGACGTTCAAATGGGTTTTCACCGTCCGGCGGAGGATTTCCAGGTCGCGATCCTGAATGTGCCGCCGGTCGCCCCGCAGATGAACCGTGATCCCGTCCGCGCCGGCCAGTTCGGCGAGGCCCGCGGCCAGCACGGGATCGGGCACGTCGATTTTCCGCGCCTCGCGCACCGTGGCGACATGGTCGACGTTCACGGATAATTTGACGGGCATTTTCGTTTCCTCCCTAGATCGCGCGACGCGAAACGCCGGCGGCGGCGATTCCGCCGCGCCTCGCCGGCGCGTTCTCTATTTAATCTTTTTTTTACCCGATTTTTTCGCCTGGTCGAGGATGGTGACCTTGACCGGCGGCATGTTGACTTTTCGGAACCCCATCCCCTCGGGCACCTTCAAATCCGGGACGACCTCGTAGGTTCCGCCGGGTTCCAGGCCGCCCGCGTCCAGCACCAACTTCAATTCGTTCGGTGTCAACTGCAACAACGGCGCCTGCGCACCCTCGAGTTGCACGTCCAACTCGGCGCGGTTCAACCGGCATTCCGTCGCGCAATTCCGCACCTCGATGGGGATGCCATAGAAAATGCGGCTGATGTTCGGCTCGCCGATCTGCACCGTGATCTTGACGCTCTGATCGTTGACCGCCTCGACGTGCCGATTGATCAGATCCAGGCCGACTTCGACCGTGAAGGTTTTGCCGTGCCCGGTCAGGTCGATGATTTCGGTATCGACCTCGGTCAACAGATCGACCTCTTCCTTGGCGCCGGAAATTTCCACCAGCTCCGGCTCGACCAGCGTGCCGAGCACTTCCAACCCCTCGGACGGTTTGCCGCGGAAAATCGGGTTGACCCGCACCGTCTTGTTCTTGCGCTCGGATATCGTGATTTGAATCTGGCTGGGGACGATTTCGGTCACCTTGGCGCCGTTGGACAAACCCTCGATTTTCGGCGCGTAAACCTTGGCGACCATCGGCCCGGGCAGCGCGCCCATCAGATCGATGACATAGCGCAATTGCCGGTCGCGGATGCCGCGTAAAACCGTGCGCGGGCCGCGGACCTTGATTTCCAGTTCGTTCGGCAGATCGGAAGTGCGGATGAGCGACCGCGACAGATTTTTCGTTTCCACGCTGACCTTGGCCGGGACCTCCGACTCGGTCTGGCCCAGACTCACATAAATCCAAAGCACGACCGCAAAGCCCAGGCTGACGAGCTTGAACAGCAGGTTGGTGGTGAAAAATCGGATGATCTTCTGTTTCATCGTTACCCGAGATGCGTATGCAACAGGTCGGTCAACTGCTCGGCCGACAAGTTGCTGGTGATCCGCCCTTCGATCGCCATGCTGACCTGCGCGCGCTCCTCCGAAACGATCAACACGATCGCGTCGGTTTCCTGGGAGACGCCGATGCCCGCCCGGTGGCGCGTGCCCATATCCTTATCCAGCTCGACCTCGGTGGCCAGCGGGAAGAAGCAACCCGCCGCCACGATCCGCCCCTTGCGGATGATCACCGCGCCGTCGTGAATCGGCGAGGACGGCAGAAAAATGCTGACGATCAACTCGCGGCTGATCGCGGCATCGAGTTGGATGCCTTCCTCGATGTACTCGTTCAGGCCGGTTTCGCGCTCCAGCACGATCAGGGCGCCGATGCGCCGGTTGGTCAGCGCGGTGGTCGAACGGACCAGTTCCTCGACGTATTCGGATTCCTCGGCCGGCGGCGCCGCAAAGGGATTGCGCGCGAATTTGGCCAGGCCGCGCCGGATTTCCGTTTGAAACAGAACGACGATCATCAGGATCAGGCTGCCGAGAAACGTCGACAGCATCCAGTGCAGGGTGTAGAGGCCCATCACGTCGCTCAGCGCGTAGACGAAGAAAATCACGCCCAGGCCGACCAGGATTTGCAGGGCGCGGGTTCCGCGGATCATCAGCAGGATGCGATAAATCACCAGCGCGACGAGAAAGATATCCAGCAGATCAATGAAATTGATCTCGAAGAATGTCGAGCGCAGGGTTTCGAAAAATTCCGGATTCATCCGCCCGCCTGTTTGATCGCCGTCGCCACCTGGATCGCCTGGACGGCCGCAGCCACGTCGTGCACCCGCACCAGACGCGCCCCCAGAGCAACCGACAACGAAACCGCCGCCAAGGTTCCCGGTAGCCGCGCCGCCGCGCCGGCGCCGGTCAAGGCGCCGATGAACGCTTTTCGGCTCGGACCGATGAGAACCGGGAATCCCGTTGCCGTCAATCGGCCCAACCGGCCGAGTAAAGTCAGATTGTGCTCCAAATTCTTGCCAAAACCGATGCCGGGGTCAATGACGATGCTTTCGCGGGCGATCCCGGCGGACTGGGCAAAGGCGGCCCGCGCCGCCAAAAAATCCGTCACTTCCGCCAGCACGTCGGAATAATGCGGCGCTTGTTGCATCGTCTCCGGCGTCCCCTGCATGTGCATCAGCACCACGCCGGCGCCGGTCGCCGCCGCCAGTTCCGCCATCGGCGGATCGCTCAAGGCGGAGACATCGTTGATGATGTTCGCTCCGGCTTCGATCGCGGCCCGCGCGACCGCCGCCCGCCGGGTATCGACGCTGATCGGGACGGCGCTCTGCCGGCGGATCGCCTCGATGAGCGGAACCACCCGGCGGATTTCCTCCTCGACGGAGACCGCCTGGGCGCCCGGCCGGGTCGATTCGCCGCCGATATCCAGAACGTCGGCGCCTTCGGCGATCAAGCGGTCAGCGTGTTCGCGCGCCGCCGGCATCGCGAAAAACTTGCCGCCGTCGGAAAAGGAGTCGGGCGTTACGTTGACGATACCCAGGACGGCGATCTTCGCGGCGAGGTCCAGTTCGGCCCCGCGAATCTTCCAGATCAAAGGCCGGTCTCCGGGTCTTCGCCGGCGGGAGTCTTCTCGTTGCGCTGATAATGCGCGGCGACTTCCT
Coding sequences within it:
- the folP gene encoding dihydropteroate synthase; amino-acid sequence: MDLAAKIAVLGIVNVTPDSFSDGGKFFAMPAAREHADRLIAEGADVLDIGGESTRPGAQAVSVEEEIRRVVPLIEAIRRQSAVPISVDTRRAAVARAAIEAGANIINDVSALSDPPMAELAAATGAGVVLMHMQGTPETMQQAPHYSDVLAEVTDFLAARAAFAQSAGIARESIVIDPGIGFGKNLEHNLTLLGRLGRLTATGFPVLIGPSRKAFIGALTGAGAAARLPGTLAAVSLSVALGARLVRVHDVAAAVQAIQVATAIKQAGG